The nucleotide sequence AGAGATAATATGCAAACTACCCATCGAGAAAACCCTTTACACCTGTACATCCCAAATTAGCCCAAATATACTAGATGAATGTAGGTAATTCAGTCTCATCTTGGCAATTTAATTGCTTTTAGCATGGTGCAACCTATTCTGGTAGTTGCAGCAACAACAAATTTTACAATGACAACCAGCCCAAAATGATATGCAAGAAATTAGAACAAGAGAACAAAATCAGAATGAACCGAAGCAAGTGTATCTCCCAAGTATTGGAGGTAGCATTCCGACAGGGGCCAAAAGTTTGTAGAACTCTCAAGAGTACTATAAAATGGAATAGCTACAGGAAGTCAAGAACTCCAGGAATTAAACTCTTTCACAACTGCCAATTTCCATAATGCTTCTTTGATCCCCTgcctcttttcttttgtttgcatTGATCCCCTGCCTCAATACCTACAAATTCCAATTTCCCCTGGTAAGCCTCAAGCACCTCAGGGACCTGCTCCCCATACTTGACAACATACTTCTCCAAGAAGTCCTTCTTACTTAACAGCAAGGTGTGCACACCGAATTTGCTGCTCAACAATCCCTTCCACAACAAAATGCTCAAAATCGAGCACCTTGGAATGATCCTCTTCTCAAGACTGAGAGACAGAAGCATCGGCCGCGCTGCTAGAAATGCCGGCTCCCAATTCAGCTTATTCACAAAGAACTCCATCGATTTCCTGATGTTCTGGTCCGATGCCAGCACTTCATGAAGGCCAAGAGAGTCTCCTTGTCAGACCATCCTAAACTCCTATAAACCGCCAGCTTCCTCTCCCACGTCGCCGGCGTCAGCGCCAGCATCGCAGCGATAGCGAGAATGAACGTCGTCGACGTTGGTTTCATCCCCATTCCTTTGAGCAATTCTACAGTCTCTGTGAACCGATCGCGCTTCTTCATCAGCACCCGTGGATACGATGTAGCTAGCTTGATGAGCTTCGGCCCCGGGACTCCATGATCTCGCAACGTCTCCATATTGGGCAGCATCATGGTATTGAGGTCGTACCGGAGAAGCCGGGAGGAACAAGAGAGCGCGGAGACGACGGCTTCCGACGAGCCGAGGAGGGTCTTAACCAGGTCGCCTCCAAATGTCCCATCCATCAACAGTAGGCAGAGGACCGGCATATTTTCGTCGACGAAGAGCTGCCATCGCACCTTTGTCTTTTCCTATCAAAGCTTAAAAGAAGTTTGGTGGCGTCGACCGCCACCTTCACTCGGGCGAACCCCATCCACCGTAATTGGCCGGCTCGCCCGAGCCACGATGTGGAGGATGGTCGACGTCGATCAATACTTCGACGGCAGGCAAGGCAGGCGGAGCCACACCATTGCTATTCTCATGGTGTCCTCCCCAGGCTCGAAGTCCAGGACCCATGGGCCCATGGCGAGGAGGGCTTCAAATCTTCCATCTCATTTCTCTGTCCCATTCTATGTTCCACCTTTAATTAAATGACAAGTGTCAAAATTTGATAGGTGGGGCAAAAGAATTTAGGGGTAACTAATGGCCGGTCCAGTGTTGGACCGGACTATAATTTTTAGTCCCTGTTTACTCTTTTTGTAACAGCCGGTCCATCCCGTTTCTGCCGTTATATTCGAGACAAAAATAACCCTGAGGTACCCACCGAAACAGCCGGTCCATCTCGTTTCTCTCTTTCTATTTGAGACGAAAATAGCCCTGAAGTTCCCTACCGATTCGGCTTCATCTCTTCCCATTTTTCACTTATCTTCACACGTAAATAGCTCTCATCGTTAAGGATTCATATTTCCCCCATTTTGCAATCCTATCTCCCCACGAAATTTTCCATCTTCCTCACCGATTCCGGTTGATCTGGTGTCCCCCGTTTCAAACCCTAAGACCGTAAACAAGTTCCCACCGGCAAATCACTCTTGCTCCCGACCGAGAGTTCCTCTGTCGACTCTATTTTCCGGCAGGTCTCCGACTGAGAGCTCTGAGGCGACGGCATTTTGTCGACTCCCACACCTGAAGCTTTCCTTGATGCTTGCGTCTTCGCCCTGATCGTTGGTCGACGGCGCTTCGTTCGACCTCGCTTCCCAAACCCTCTCCGAGGCATATTGCCGGTTCTTCGACGGTTTGTAAACCCTGGATCATAATTTCTCGATTTGGTTTTCGTAGCAACAAACTGTAATATAGTATTGTAGGGCATTTATTTTCATAATGTGCGAATGCTTAGGATTTAATTTCTTTCGTCctcttttttaatatatgacaacaaCTCAAAACAGTCCCTCTTAAAGGAAAATGTGCCAAGGATGGCCCATATGCATGTCTCCCTCTTCCAGAAGGAATTATTTCAATCAACCatcagtttttttcttttttttgataaaaacaaatcaaatgaAATCCCTAATTGAGCTAAAAACACTTCCACTGAATCTTGATAAACATAAGAAGTTACACTAATCTATCAGGAAGGTAAAAGACCAGAAATGTAGTCCTTTACACTAGCTCATTGAATGCCTAACAGTAGCCAAAGTCTACAGTTTTTAAGGTGGTGGAAGCCATAGTTTCCCTTGCCACTGCTAAGAAAAGTTCCAAGAGAAAGAAACAGAGGGTTTGTTGATGGATCCAATCCATTTCAAGCTTTCATTTCCAAGGATTTAATTTCTTTCGTCctcttttttaatatatgacaacaaCTCAAAACAGTCCCTCCTAAAGGAAAATGTGCCAAGGATGGCCCATATGCATGTCTTCCTCTTCCAGAAGACTGGGACGGTGTGATATCAAAATTAAGATTTTTGTCTTAAAAAAGCTTGTTTATTTGGGAAACATTTCTGTTCGTTGTTATAATTTATTACAATCATTCATTATCCCGTCTATGTTTTACTCAATTATatgtttctatttttcagttgaTTTTATTCACAATTAGTGTTTGAATATATTTGTGTTGCAGACATTTTTCATGGCTCCAATTCAGACTAAACGCAGAGCACCTGCTGTTAGCCCTAAAAATATGGTCAATGGTAGGTGTTACTTCAGCCATTTTGTTAATTTTATGGTCATCCTAGTTCCGTTATTGTCTCATGAGTAGAAGGTTAGGATCACCGGCACACCTTTTGGCCATTTGCTAGATCTTCCATATATTAAACAGAGTAGGCCTGTCCTGGACACTCTGCTCTTCTTCTGGGATGACGAGGAGGAGGGGTTTTGGTTTGGTAAGGTTTTAGTTCCTTTTGTAGGGAGCGATTTTGCACTAATTCTTGGTTTAAGTGCGATGGGCGATGAGGTAGAACTGCATAGTAAGGGGAGGTCACGTCTGACCTCATCATCCGTTTTTTTGAGGGGGACCATAAAAAAGCCAATAGAAATGCAGTAAAGAATAGATTACAATTTCTTGTTGGAAAGAGCGGACAACAAGATGTAGAGGATTTCACAAAGTTATGGGTTCTATATCTCTTTGTGACTATCCTCTTTCCAACTATACACTATTATGTTCCTAAGGCATTATGTTCATATCTTGATGATTTAGACTGCTTAGGTTCATATAGTTGGGGTCTTGCTGTTTTTGCTTTTCTTCGCCAACAAATACCTAGTGTAGCCGATAGTGTGCAGTCAAGGAATATCACTGGCAAGGGATCGGCTAAATATATGGACGGCTGCACGGTCGCTTTGGTGGTAAGCATCTTAATGTCTATTTTAAATTTCATTGTTAAGATATGTATTTACTTCTAATTTTATGTTTACATTGATTTTTTGCAGGCATGGGCTGTTGAGCATGCGAACAACCTTGTTGGAAGCCAACGACCCACCTTCATGTATCCACGTCTCCTGCGTTGGAGCAATGTCTCATTTCCTCGCAAGGTGGACGTGATTTCTGAAATCATGAAGAAGTTAAAACGATATCaggtttgaatttttatttcttaCATCGAAAATAATTTGAGTTGATGCCAAACTTAAGTTTTCGCTTGCATCAGGTGATCGAGAAGCTAGAGCCTAGAGAGGAGGAGTTGCACATTCTCTCGCGAGGAAGGCCACGAGACGTTGCTTCCATAGAGATGCGAAGAGATGATGTATTGCAAAAGGGTTTACAAAAAAGTTTCAATGTTTGTACAAAAATCTTACAATCATTCTAGACTTTCGCACGTATCTTTCAATTGGCGGCATACACTTATGTACATATGGCACACACCTCTCTTGTATATAGACATCATTATTTCTTGGCAGCACACACTAACAACCACTAGGCACACATCTTTCATGACTTGGCACACTACTATAAATTGATGTGCCATGGTGTGCCAAGGGTTGCTTACTACCAATCGGTATAGAGACACGCAATCATCTGAATTTCTTGAATCTTTTGTCTTATATTTCTCCAATAACATCAACAGTAAGAGTGTGCCGGGGCAAATGGCACACTAAAGTATCTGAAATTGTTTCAAAGCCAACTCAAAAATCTGAGATAGTCTAAAACAAGTGTGTTCCAAGCAATTGTTGTTGGGTGCAAACCTTTAAAAAATGAGTGCCAGGCTTTTATAAGTGTGCACACCACATACTGAAATGTGTTCCAAGCATAGTTTACTGTTTGCGTAGAATGAACAATTATGTGCCAGGCTTTTATAAGTGGATTCCAATCATACTTAAATGCGTTCCATTGCAATCCACTGAAGTGTGCACCAGTATGGAATGTGTGCCAGGATTCACAGATTGTGTTCGAAGTATACTTAACATGGTGCCAGGAACTTTCATTGTATTTTAACAGTGTGCCATGGTGTACCATGTTATATTAACTCCTTTCATAGCTATAAATACAGTGTTCCAGTATTAATAAACGGTGTGCTACGGATTACTGTATGCTGAGAAGTACATATGTCTGACATGTTGCATAACCAGAGGTGTGCCATGGTGTGCCAAGGGTTGCTTACTACCAATCGGTATAGAGATACGCAATCATCTGAATTTCTTGAATCTTCTGTCTTATATTTCTCCAATAACATCAACAGTAAGAGTGTGCCGGGGCAAATGGCACACTAAAGTATCTGAAATTGTTTCAAAGCCAACTCAAAAATCTGAGATAGTCTAAAACAAGTGTGTTCCAAGCAATTGTTGTTGGGTGCAAACCTTTAAAAAATGAGTGCCAGGCTTTTATAAGTGTGCACACCACATACTGAAATGTGTTCCAAGCATAGTTTACTGTTTGCGTAGAATGAACAATTATGTGCCAGGCTTTTATAAGTGGATTCCAATCATACTTAAATGCGTTCCATTACAATCCACTGAAGTGTGCACCAGTATGGAATGTGTGCCAGGATTCACAGATTGTGTTCGAAGTATACTTAACATGGTGCCAGGAACTTTCATTGTATTTTAACAGTGTGCCTTGGTGTACCATATTATATTAACTCCTTTCATAGCTATAAATACAGTGTTCCAGTATTAATAAACGATGTGCTATGGATTACTGTATGTTGAGAAGTACTTATGTCTGACATGTTGCACAACCAGAGGTGTGCCATTGTGTGCCAAGGGTTGCTTACTACCAATCGGTATAGAGACACGCAATCATCTGAATTTCTTGAAGCTTCTGTCTTATATTTCTCCAATAACATCAACAGTAAGGGTGTGCCGGGGGAACCAGAGAACTATGCAATTCATTTCATTGACATCAATTGTTTGTGCAAAATTCTTCCACAACAAAATAAGAAGCAAATGACTacgacaaaaataaaaaattcagatcTCCATACATTACACCTAATCTCCAAAATATTTAGTCGATGGCCACATTACAAGTTCTTCTGTTGTGCCCAAGCTTTCCGCAGCGTCCACATTTTATATGACGTACTAACTCCCCTTGCGAAGGTCTTCTcttctgatgacccaaagattgatttatagattgattttgataatcacaaaaccttgaagtatagatactaatgtttatgttgcaaggagaaagatatttattttgcaaggaacatagcaagttggaagaacacaagaaggcctcaaaagctctcaagttggaagaaagctacaatttattggcccaagtttaaagttcaaaggattcaaattggaggagtaaaatcaaaagaaaaaaattcaaaagaacagtcttcgagtcgactccagtggaattcgagtcgactccggagaagtatgagtcgactccggagaagtatgagtcgactcctaggagtcacaggcagaaaagtcagagagcagttttcgggtctgagattcgagtcgactccagtggaacgcgagtcgactccgatggttggtaggtcgactccaaagaaagcaagagtcgactctcagcggaacacaaagaaaaagtcagagagcatttttgggactctgagattcgagtcgactcccgcattgcacgagtcgactccgagactccgcgaccatcaacagacagaaaaccaagttactgcctctgagattcgagtcgactcccagacagctcgagtcgactccaaggcagcgctacaccaagatggcagaaggctgtgtttcgcaaactgagagccgagtcgactccaaggaagttcgagtcgactccaagactggacgagccaaaagacagaggatcgggagttcgggctctgagattcgagtcgactcccaggacagtcgagtcgactcgagaggacaaaattcaaaattggatccacggacttcagtggatgagcagactccgaaattgccaagtcagctccagaagttggcgagtcgactccaggttaagacgagtcgactcccagtcgaggcaagcacattaattcaaatttggaacagtggccgagtcgtctccggtaaaacacgagccgactcctgcaacaggcgagtcgactcctgatcgcgcgagtcgactccgatcccaacggtaacattgtcaggaaatgcagactgtgtccaacggctctttttcttgtctctaacggctatattcttgtttccacgccatctaaagctataaaaaaaggaagagagctaggggagaactcatggaagtgggagaaaacatttaggaaagagattacaagggaaatctcccataagcacaaaaagggccatccaaagagaaatagagagaagaagagcttccaagtgaatcccaaagcttcctctccatcagtgtgctgcctcggtgatcctctacttcgtgccaaatcagaagagggtcaagtaaagaagaagtcgagctcctccatcttcaaaactcgtttgagggcttctctttactctatttgtttatattgttatatttgcttgtttaagaagctttgatttgttttaaactttgttttattatcttgtaacttgattcaatcacgggattgaatcaaggggttaaggtttgttggtgagccaaagggaaaaccaacggtgtaaggtttgttggtgagccaaagggaaaaccaacagagataggtttgttggtgagccgagggtaaaaccaacgtgtaagggtttgattgtgatcccggaaaaacaatcggagtggttctagtcggtgagcctaggaaaaccgaccgagttcgttgtgaccttgtaaaacaacaagttgggttgtgagcttgtaaaacaaccgactgtaatctgtaggattatagtgaaattcccaagaagtcttggggagtggatgtaggtgctggggtgcaccgaaccactatatgtttgctgtgtttgtaatgctttttgtcattatctaactcacacacttactcacttagataaattgcttgcttaactattatccgcgaattctttagttgcaagcatactcaatcaagtcacattctatacatcaaattgtcgctaagtttaactttcactgcgcatatatacaacttagcataattaatcaaaaagtgctagaagtagcttaaaagttttaaaagacccaattcaccccccctcttgggttgtatctactgggcaacaagtggtatcagagcaggtgctcaaatattatttgtagtcttaaccgactagagccaaagatcatgacaactcaaatagatagttttctaggagaaggacaatcaattgatacaccaccactatttaatggcataaactatacacattggaaaatacgcatgcgcatctttattcaatcacaaaactattatttatggaaaatcataataaatgatcttcacacactctctcaaacttttaatgaaaaggatttagaacaattgaatgctgatgccatgaaccttttatattgtgcattagataggaatgagtttaattgcatatcttcttgcatgactgctaaagaaatatggaatatgcttgaagacaaatatgaatgcactaacaaatctgaaacatcatgtgtagaaggagagcagtatcatattgaaaatccatgcttggtggcacaagaggtacatgctgaaactgaaagcaattttacatttgatgaactccatgatgccttttctgatttgtatttagaatataagaaacttatttgtaagaacaaaaacttgaagattgaaaatcaaattctaatagatgaaaaactgaaactaaccagtaaaactgaaatcttaattaaagaaaatcaagaactaaatcaaagagatcaacttctcactgaaagttatgataaacttaagaaaaacaatgagttactttcagaagataacagaagattaactaaagaagttgacagattaaaacctgttgttgaaagatttaccctcagctctgaaaaattgaacttaatgataaataatcaaggagctgaatttgataaagttacattaggatatcaaccttggtacacccaaaaatcttttaagaatatgtttgttaaaacagtttttaattactctaaaacagattcttataaacaaaagctaagtaaaatctcttctgttgttcctaaatctatacattacaaatttaatgaaccaaaaagggagaaacagaaaattaaaagttttcctactactcatgttcgatctaagtttgttaaattcaacaagaggatacagaaatacatcccttgtaatcctaaaatctgtaaattcatggacaaaatagctattaagagaatatgggttccaaaaggaacaattatagctaacctacaaggacccaaaagagcttgggttcctaagttgaaaatatgattattctttcagcaagcatgtctagctatccaaggttctaatgaaagatgttatctaaacaatgggtgctctagacatgtgttaaagaattgaatttaaaatataattaaaaagaatgatttaaatgaaagaaaggatgaaataagtaattcttacatcttctcgtaatgaaattactttattagttgattaaaacataacttgaaagtattaatcatttttgtgatataagtgatatttgtctttttgggtatgaaaagaaaatatattcaaatcacttcattttttttgtatgctccactcactattggataagttgctaaatgattaattaattcattaaaaataactctatgaaccctctatatgcttgattaagaatttttatccatggcattatttttattgatcatcaatatgataatgtgtacttggtatgcttttgaatatatgcactatgaataccaagattaaagaaaccatatttggcatatgaaatcagctcatgctagtatgtacttaatctcaaaagaccttgccataggcttacttagattatcctcttaaaggtcaaagttttactatgcatgctaactaaggaaacaaacaaaaataatttctaaatctagagatgttgtttccaacactaattttttcaaaagcttacattagccttgttcttggcactcaaattaaaatattttctgcattggcacaaactcacaaaaagcgatcaaatgataaaggtttgcaaactatgaatcacggcatagttttgaaaaccaatttttgtgttaagttgtgcacagaaaataatattgaatacaattctttctgcaccaagaacactataggtaaaataggattaatagaatctttgaagaattgaaaaaggcaatgttgtatgatagtcatctacttaaaatgatgtttaaaagctatcatcactgcttgtcatacatatgacttctattagatctatctttgatgaaaacttcttttgatcttctgaaaaatagaaaacgaactattgcgtatctctcatatttttcagtcgtacatgttatgcttgatatgttctcttgaaaaataatgccaaatctaataaagatatttctatccttggatatcattcatcaagcaatgcatatagaacattcatgaaaaattctagatatagaagtatcaattcattttattctttatgagactaatgatctattatcaaaatactaaaatcaaattatatggttaaatcttttacatataacaatctgaaaaacttgttaattagaaccaaattggatttttcagatatacacttaatgatgactactaaaagattaaatcaagaaaagatgaaatagatcttgataagattcttgcatgattagaagtaaaaattacctttatcatttgtttgctttataaacgttatatcctatcaaatgagtgtgtagaatggactcctatgtgcttactttatatatgttagataaccaccatatttgaaaacactcattacaaatatgataaagcattatatgatttgaaacaagcatcaaaagcatgatataaaagcttaagcaacctttttgatagaaaataataatgataaatctatgtatcaaaaggaagaattagtgacattatttttggttctactaatgaagatttatatttttactaagctcatacaaggtgagtttgaaatatgtatgatgaatgaattaacatcttctctcaaactccaaattaagacaaacaggaaaggggatcttcattgaccaacattagtccacaagaaaactcttatagaagattggcatgaagaaggtatatctatgaccccatcttgtagaatttgaaaaggatgagcaaagtagatctattgtgttaaagctgtattgaagcatgatagaataattattttatcatacagctagtagaccaggttgtatgctcattatgtgaccttgtgcaagacttcaattcaactttaatgaatcatattttattgataacaaataaatcataatctgaatttttgatagaaacaaacggttaagataaattgattaaaacttagttaacatatcttattgataattatcttaagcaaatataatctaaactaaattcatttgaccttgatagatctttctattgcctcacatgcttgtcattgaactatcttggttaatgaatctatccctttagttcaaatgatatgtgcttgcttacatttaggcaatctcttgagtaaagtgactcaacatgcaattaTTATCATacctcatattgagtcatctaattaaaaaatatatatatgttggatgaatgctctgtatcttaaagaaactaatgactctc is from Phoenix dactylifera cultivar Barhee BC4 unplaced genomic scaffold, palm_55x_up_171113_PBpolish2nd_filt_p 001020F, whole genome shotgun sequence and encodes:
- the LOC120107794 gene encoding uncharacterized protein LOC120107794, encoding MPVLCLLLMDGTFGGDLVKTLLGSSEAVVSALSCSSRLLRYDLNTMMLPNMETLRDHGVPGPKLIKLATSYPRVLMKKRDRFTETVELLKGMGMKPTSTTFILAIAAMLALTPATWERKLANIRKSMEFFVNKLNWEPAFLAARPMLLSLSLEKRIIPRCSILSILLWKGLLSSKFGVHTLLLSKKDFLEKYVVKYGEQVPEVLEAYQGKLEFVGIEAGDQCKQKKRGRGSKKHYGNWQL